A window of Malania oleifera isolate guangnan ecotype guangnan chromosome 2, ASM2987363v1, whole genome shotgun sequence genomic DNA:
atttttggggtctttacattctcccctccttaagaaatttcatcctcgaaattttactaactaatcatcctttcatattacttaaattcatttgctaactaccatcataagaactcaacatgcatatcatcatattaatcattcaatcattcttCATTAAGTTAAATCATCACtatcttaaatataatctcaTACCTGCTTCTCTAATAGCATCCTCCTCAGCTCGAAGTGTGTACAGCCGAGATggagcacctcttccaagtggAACCTGTTGTTTTTCCCGATCCTGATTCTAAATAGATACCATAGCCAAGGGTTCCCAACAATCTTTCTTATATGCCCTGGCTTACCACACCTGTAACAATTCGGATTGTCAaaccagcattcgcccctatgccttttattacaCTTTGAGCATACAGAGCCCACTGtttccttccctttcttcacTGATCCCTGGTTGGCCTCAGACTAAAAACTAGATGGTGCATGTCTCTTCTTCTACTCTACAGACTCAGTGCTACTCTGAatactcttctccaacaccgAGGTCTTATAAACTAATTCTGAAAAAACTCTGAACTTGAAACCCGACCACCAACTCATAGATCCTACAcctcaggcctttttcaaattttctgacCTTCCTTACTTCATTCGAGACCAGAAATGGAGCAAAATGCGATAATTCCACAAAGTTAACTGCATACTCCGCAACTGTCATTTCCCCCTAGGTTAGACTagtgaactcctcaatcttttcctctctgacagatgaaggaaaatacctaccAAAGAACATCTcattgaatctctcccaggtaagagctatccttaccaccctctgatcctctagcaACTTCGCAGACtgccaccagcgctttgcctctccaGTCATCTTGAAAGTAGCATAACAGACCTTTTGATCGCCCGTGCAATCGAGTACAGTCATGATCTCCTCAatttcctgtacccaattctctgcagccactcgatcaggtcctcctacaaaaggctggagggttcatcctcataaactctttAATGTTGCAACCCTGACTTGTAGGTAGACAGTTCTGTTCTTTAGGttcctttttcatctctgccctaacctgGCAAACTATACCCAGTAGCACCTTAgaggtatcaatgtcctcttcaCTGGAAGTATCTGAATCttctcttccttcagcctctacatcctcatctctaggatccatcctgaaaaataggacaagaaagagataaaaattccatatcataactccaaataacataatcattaaattaaatccaataaaaattcaaaatatccatataaggaccaatctcacggttaggaaacatcaccgtcaatggatttatcGTGGTTTTCTGAGACCGTCGACTGAAtgagaaaatcacagaagtccaccAAGGGATTTtacctccaagctataagacaaaatccgatacttccctacaccatacctacttctcaacgcCTAACCTACCTatctcctatttttcatcctaactcattcttatactctagtataaatcatttcctaagttctcaaaatcccaaaatcattgatctgataccataatgtaacaccctggacccttaaactcgggtccactgcgttatatttaataaaatcttgataatccaAAATTTATAACATATGCAggggaaaacataaacataatctccatacatataataccataatactagagtttactaattcctatctataatctatagtaatcatccatcacctgcacttccataaatctacataactctcaaaacatttcagtattcccaatCATTCCTTCCTCAatagacttaaaatataaagacataaaatataaatatttacattccccaaagtattattattatataccttttttcttttttgatcctCAAAAAGGCTAAAACCCTTGAGCTACCTAAGTCTgacctcaaggatgtcctgaaaaagaaataatcatattcagatgagacacatctcaataagggaagaaaatatacatattaaaatagcgtgtgactaacatgaggtatgtagatatcattttaattacatttgcatatcattaacataatacttaaatcattctctgaatctaatcaatcacatacaaaagatttaacccacgagattacctgaagATGGGAGTGATTACCCGACCATACAAATAGCACCCTTCTACTCTAATACTTAGGTAGCCCTAGGGtcgctactgaagcataccagagcactcaccttactcagtaagccttcaagtattagattaatctcatactcacacagttcaataaTGGTTTACTAGTGatggccccaaggatagggaaatctacccgctcatataagtaggttccctctgccctagtacgttatgcagctactaccacatctgaaactactagtgcactcgcctttctcagcaagcccttaggcaaagggtacgccccgcccaatcataacatgttctacgtacatagatacttctaatatcataatatattattcgTTCTgccattattcattcatacacatatgttcatgttcattgctttaaacattgcattgcatttcactttacgtaattctTCAACATTTCATCCTTACATTTATCATTTCATACCATAATTATTCCATTGTTGTTTCATTGCATTTTCGtttctttccttcgtactacaactagtctttagccatcatcagttagtctacagttccttttagctgtcatcagttagtctacacagaagtgtgctagaatctgctaacatgactgtctttcaactgtcttacatttacatggttgcatttaacatacacaagtaacatagtacatttcatattttattctcaatgttttacttacttagcctggatctcatacatttaacatatatttgcatagaatctcatgccacacaatttgacagtataattcatatatatttctcgtaaaataagtcaacgcacatttaacatttatatgctgaaaatacatttcatttcttacgtaattcctcagaaattatttttcactttcatccgtttactttcacatatacatagctatataagcaaccctaggctcaaaaaacatagttttacatggctggcattttatacccacatggaaacatatatacttaaataaacaTATTCCATTTTAATTCAagaaaaatctggtttaatatgtaATTTTCCCTTACTTGCATCCTTGAACTACACTAACAAGAATCTCACACAGatgcccgcggcgctcacccgaactctggttcaaaaaccctagttccattaaattaaccctaaataaaatattattttaatatttcctaaggccataatttccaaataaatagttatacccacAAATATAGTCAATTTGCTAATTTTTTCAAATCCCACTTTCACTTTGGAGTGAGacctagaaaaccctaattgaaaatttactcatgccaaaaTGACAACAATCATGACTAGGGCcacatggtggtgcccgatcatcgatttagtggcagatttaaagagaaattggaaaaatgaaaaaaaattattttttcctaggagtagtgcctaagccattcccacgacaaatccgctctaataAAAATGTCGGCGACATAACTAGGAACCCAAaggtaccttccgtttcccgatcagcCAAATATTTGTCAAGAAATGAGGGGGAGAGAGAAGAACGGAGAGATGACAAGAGAGTTGGTGAGACGTTGGGGGGCGCTACTTCACAATGATGGAACTGAATTCCTGAAGGTGAGAACCTTCAGGAATCAATTTACACATATatcacatataataataataataataataataataataatattattattattattattattattatatatacacgtatatttATACTTACATATGACTTAATccccatatatacatatatatatatatatatatcttatttcaattaatttttttttatttctttcatactatttttttttatttatttatttaaataaataaataaatacatactACTTGGCGACTGAGCTAAGGTCGGTAGAGGATATGAGGCCAATGGCATTGGAGGCAGTGGCATAGTGGAGGAGTGCGTCGGCGATGGATTTAGTGAGGGGAGCATTGGGGGAGGCAACGCCAAATGTGGAGGTGGGGAGGAAGTCTTTGGTGTTGAGGAAAGAGGATCAACTAAAAGCTGCCATATAAACTAGCATTTTTAGTTTAATAAATGCTGCCTCatcagcattttttttttaacacgcATCAAtccaaactatttttaaaattttttttattacaataaatattaaaatcttttttaaaaaatcccGTAGAAAAAGTATTTGAAACCCCATACACCATGCTTACGTGGCTATGTAAAATTCTGACATTTTGGAAAGTTGAAGCAAAATTGTTGAGAAAGTCAAACTCAAAATGCCAAAACAGACCGTTCCCATGTTACTTTAAGAAAAAGTTCTGCTGACAGTTTTCCTTTTCTGTTCTGTTTTCTGGACTGACTTCAACTTACAGAGGGCCTATTTAACACCTGAAAACAATTTTATctgctttttgtttttttggaaaaaaaatgacacattatttttaaattttctaagtGTTTTCTATGTAattaaaaaagaactaaaaaataattgggtaacatttttattatttctacGAAAGCCctttttcacaactaaacaaataatataaaccctCTTCAAAATGCATTACATTTACTTGTCAAATAAATGGCTAGTGTCTTTAACTTTCTAAAATGCATTGCCAACTTTTTTCTTAGCACAAAATTCCTTAGCTGCTATGAAGTATAAACCTCTGATTTTCACAACTCTGGTGAAGTAACCAGTCAATTTGATTCAAGTAACATACTAAAAAAGATACTGGTTTCTCAAACTTCTGCCAGTTTCAGGCAGTCCACACAAAATTCATAGGCTGATCACAAGATCAAACATATGATTATCTCCAGCATTCCTCTAATGGCAGCAACATACGTTTCCAACTTCATGAAAAATGATCTCTTCCAAGAAGTTTCAGCCCATTAGTTATCCTTCTACACAATCAACTTAGCATACTTCcccaagaaaataaaattttttaagcacaaaacatatCCAAATACACGTGCACTCTCATTGTAATAGACAGCACAAAGTACAAATATTAGATTTGAAAttgtataaaattaaaacaaaacttCAGATGGAACATGATTTTTCAGGCCTTCaatcaagatttatgcaaattTGAACAAGATTCAAAGATAAATTagcaaatccaaattcaaggttaGAACCCAAAAGTCCCAAAACTCAGGGTCAATAAATTACTGTATTTGGATTCATCTAAATCAGAACAATTCCAAATTGAAGAGTTAAACTCCATGCCCCAAATGTTGCATGAAAGTTGAATGCTCCAATGCCACCGGCCCACTGTCATACATTGCATTAGTAATACCATGTCTGGAAGGGTTAAAAGGGGTGGGGGAGCAACAGAAAGGCTTTGAGGATGGAAATGGAAAGTAGTTTCCTTCCCTTGTTGGATGTTCCATTGAAATACAGATGGGGAGAAGGAAATTATTAGATTTGGCTCTCACATTTTGTCTAAAACCCCATACGTCAAAGGGTTTTTGAAGGCAATGGAATAGAATGAAGAACCCTTTTCCCCTTCCCTTCCTAAATAACaaaactcccaaaaatatttttgaaattcttCGTTCCATTCCCCATTAATGGGTCATGTTTGGTTCCCAAAATGAGATagggtataaaaaaaaaatggaataaaatttTAAACAGAAAACATGAGGAAATCAAGTAATAAATTTAATTCCTAGGTATGAAATGTGCATTAAATGTCAATTGCAGCTTTCAGAGTAAAACCCCAGGAAAAGAAAAGGGTTTTTGAAGGCAATGGAATAGAATGAAGAACCCTTTTCCCCTTCCCTTCCTAAATAACaaaactcccaaaaatattttgaaattcttcATTCCATTCCCCATTAATGGGTCATGTTTGGTTCCCAAAATGAGATagggtataaaaaaaaaaatggaataaaatttTAAACGGAAAACATGAGGAAATCAAGTAATAAATTTAATTCCTAGGTATGAAATGTGCATTAAATGTCAATTGCAGCTTTCAGAGTAAAACCCCAGGAAAAGAAAAGGCAACAACTCATCAGTTCCAAAATATCATTAGGCAAAAATGGCCAAAGCACAAAATTTGAAAAAGCAAGGAAAAATAAAGGCCAGCCTTTCTCTGCTGTGGGATTTGCAAACCACAATATTGACAGGAAATATAACCAAAAAGCATGAACCAGAAATAGGTGATAATCCTGCGATACCCAAAGAAGGATTACCACCACAAAATAACACACAAGCCAAAGCCAAAATCAAATCAACAAAGCATTATTCTTCCACAATCCATAACATAGAAGCAAACAACCCTCGTATATTCAAAAGTAGGATGTGCAAGCTGAGTCTTACAAAGTTTCACTGACAATCAAGACAACCAACTGAGACCACACAGGTTCAGAAAGTATCAACATCATCTAATTCTCAAGATCAGAGAATTGTAGTAATTGAGAATCAAAATAGTACAGTAGCAGACCAGTTCTTGACTGGACTATAAACCCTAATTTTTTCAGTTCATTTCTGGATAAAAAGAGAAGGTAGTTGGATGAAAGGATCATCACTTGTTAAGAACGTTCTGCTGGACCTGGTTCTCCTGCTGCTGCTGGTAGTTCAGAGGCCTCCTGAAGAGCATGATGTGCGGCTCTGGTCGGTGGATGGCATAGTGGACCCATCCTCGACTCTGCTGAACTCCAATTGCACGCCATTCGTTCTGAAACCCAAACAAGATCGCATTCAGATATTGGTGTATTTCAAAATCACAATCAAAAAGGGGGGAAACACGATTAATAGGAAAGAAAATGAAGGAACGGAAAGGAaaatacaaaaattgaagaaaattaAACGTTCTGCATTACTCGCATTTCAAGAAAATTGTTAATTTCCTGAACCTGAAATCCACTCTACaaatttcaatttcttttcccttaaattttattttctcgGTGATTAGACAGTGAAAACATTCAAACCCTAATTTCTTTCAGATGTAATAAAACTCACTTCGGACAGAAGGCGATTTTTGGGGAGAAGTTTGGCAACTTCGGGAGGAAGAACGACATGCCTGCAAGGACAATTGAAATCAACTTCCAAGGAAAATGGAGTTTCATAGTAATCAAATAGCAAATGACAAGAAATGAGAAAAATGACAGAGAAAGCCGTACCTGTACTCGTAAGTGTCATCGAAGTACTTCTCCGAGTACTGGATCTGACCCATGTTCTTGCAGTTCTCGACTTGCTGATGCTCCAAAACCCAGAAAGACTATTAGGGCTTATACGCTTCCTGATTGATCTACATAtagaaagaaacaaaagataGAAGACACAGAAGTGAAATTGAAATCCAGCAGATCAATCAACAATCATTCAGAAACGGAATCAACATAAACATCCAAAAAGCACataccagagagagagagagagagagagagtggggggAGGGAGCGAGGAGAGAATGAGAATATAAGAAGGGCGAGGAGAGAAGGGCGGAATGGGGAAGCACTGGGGCAAAAGTGAaaatggaattttaaaaataataattattttatattattttattaagattGGGCAAACTGGGAAATGACTACGTctgttttgaatttcaaaatttgaatttctcccGCTGTGGTTTCAAACTTTCAATGATAATTGTTGAAGGCCAACGGTCAGTTGATGTAAATGCACAATTTAGTATCTGCACCATTTATAAATGTGAAGAGtacaccaaaaattcataatacaGAATTACACGTTTTTCACAATTAAGGAATTATgcttttttcacaaaaaaatttcccATGCCATGCCCAGCCCCCgagctttatttttttttcaccgtcattattattatttcataataataattaatattttattatcatttattattattattgctattagtggtgtatgatagagaaatttattaaataaaattttatttattttcttattaattTTACATGTTGATGCTTGAAAAATAGATTACCGCTTTATAGGTCGATTAAGTCAAAAATTGGTAAAGATTCTCTCTCTTTAGATATGCAAAATTGAGAATAACCTCTTAAGATGTCCCGATAACGTTTAGGAGATATCTTTGATGCCTAAGTTAGCCAATTTGTTCTCATTTCAAAgtagaaaaaaagaaagagaatgagagaatagAGTTAGTGAATATATCCCCTTGGGGAACTTACCTCCCTTCTTTTTGTTGGCTTCCTCTCCCCCTATCTTGACAAcgtctctcccccttttggttgCGGCTAACTGCCTCTTTTCCTTCTGGGAATGTGAATCTTTTCATGAGAGTGGATGGTTAAGCGTTACCATCATAGGCATACGGGTTCCCTTATTGGGCAGTTGAAGTAATCAGTGCGGTAGATAGGTGAGATCAGCTAACGAGCTTGGCTAGGGTAGGTCGATTTCAACTATTTGGGTTGAAAGTAGCTCAGTTTCCTTCTAGGTGTAGCAACTTGGTTTCCAACTAAAAGGAGCGACTCAATCTTGAGCTTAAAGGAGCAACTCAATTTTGAGTTTGGTAGGGAATCTCGGTCTTGAGCTTGGTGAGGCAACTAGATTTTGAGCCAAATGGAGCAACCCAATTTTGAGCTTAAGGGAGCAAATCAGTTTTGATCTTGGTGGTGTAGCTCAATTTTGAATAAATGGAGCAGCTCAGTCTCTCTTTTGGTAATGGCCTCTCTAGATGTCCCCTTTTTCGAGTAGTTTGGTAACTTGAACCAAGCTTATAGAAAAAAGATGGGTTCTTGCACTTTCTCTTCACAACCGAGGtgctattaatttttcttttggcCTTGGTTTACTTTTACTTTTGATCTTTCTTCCCTATGTGACCTTTGATATGACACTTCTTAAATATCCCATGTGTAGGCTTATGAGTTTCTCCATAATGGACACATGTCCTTCCTATATTGTCTAGTTTTTGGCATTAACTTTTCTCGCCAAAAAGTGACCCCATGTTCTCTTATAAATATGCCCCTATTTCATTCCCTATATGCCACTTCCCACTTACTCactgttgactttatgagttctatcccgttttgattatgacaaatctaaagtatctcacttgtgcacctagtacttgaacaagtATTTCTCTTAGATGGCATGAAAAGTGAAGGTACTGTCAAAGCCATGAGGAGCTGAAAGATTACTTCATGAAGGATATAGCTTGGCATCATAAAGAGCAGAGAATGAAGACACCTTTATTTGCATCGTAAATTGCACTTATTTTTGGGTCTATaaataatgcattcatgcatgatgaGAATGACAACTCAAtgaagaccttagactgaccttaggtccctaaaatTTATCATGAAATGTCCCCTAAGCTAAAAGGCCATACTTATACAAACATGGATAAATTTATAAGGTCAAAGTTAGGGAATACCATGATTTTTCAAAGGGCTCGATCGGCCGACCTCTTAGCATTATAAATGCCTCACTCGATTGACCTTCTTTGTTGAGCTGTTTACATAGCCTCAGCCGACCGACCCTAAATGAACACACCTTCCTTGGTCGCTCGACTATTTTACACTATCTCTTCAGTTTACTCAGTCGACCGGCCAAAATGACCTAGGaatagccccggtcgaccgaacctacaaaggatCAGAAAATTGCCTCTTGGCACAGCCAACCGGCCTTGTGCCCTCCCGACCGACTGtgcattattttgaaaatattagagAGGTTTGCCGACCGACCTTTATATTCGGCCAATCGACCTTCTCGGGTTGGTATTGAATTTCTACTTAGTCAACCAACTGACCCTTAagtcagtcgaccgaccctctcgggttgccagTATTTTTAAGCACTAAACACGCCTACTTTtacaattaaatattttcaaattaccggccatgtccttaacggttataatttttggggagtctatatataccccattcaTTAGTTGGATTAGTAATTTAATTAGCAAATATCTCTCTAAAATTTCTTTGTGCTATTTCTTGCTACTTTACTCACATTCAAGCATATATTTTCAAATCTCTTTCACACATTATTGTTTGCACATTCATTTAAGAAATAGAGCATAAAACTCACCTTCTTCATTTGCATATTGATTACAATGTGAAGCTAGGTTGAGAGTACATTATTGTGAGCATTTCAATACTTAGTTcaaaagcttaaactctctcatTTTTGCATTGATGAATATTGATTTTTGATGGTAAGCTTGAGTcattcccattgtattttattcataaatagctattgggaaaaactcttcatttgcttgtgaatctttgcatcctcattgcaagattcaaaggcttgcacTGTGCTATTAATAAACTcgttttagcaagcttaaaccttGATATCTGTcgtgcttaatatttgaaaaatattgttgagatatttgcttagggctTTAAATATtcttttgttggaattggtgtattctcaagaggggggtgaattggaaatttaaaaacttcTTCCTATGTTTAACCAggtatcagtaatacacaacctaaagtttttctaatcatataccaattgcgcagataatgaaatgcgaaaattaaatcatacgtagcattcacaatatattaaatataacatatatatgcaggaatataaagtgctggaaattaaagaagacacacaatatgttatcgggcttcgaccaatactgcttacgtccccacctcagctcgcaagcctgagaattccactaatgctcacttaacgggtggagtggcaccaattaCAATGAGGTCAAATtcccagggctgacctcaacctttacaagttctccttacagggcggagaaggccctaggtcaaattcacagggctaaccccaacctttacatacaatccttccgggttggattaatgccccctcatgccacacctggaatacaacaatgaatgtaaaatttgtgtacaattcaaatgcttctaaacaagcagatatgttccaatacgcacaagtaataatcaatgcacctcaagcaaatagatctataagctcagtgaagatatgtgaACCTACTCTCAAAATattgtcaatatgcaatcaa
This region includes:
- the LOC131148493 gene encoding cyclin-dependent kinases regulatory subunit 1, which produces MGQIQYSEKYFDDTYEYRHVVLPPEVAKLLPKNRLLSENEWRAIGVQQSRGWVHYAIHRPEPHIMLFRRPLNYQQQQENQVQQNVLNK